The sequence TCATTTAAGCAGAAGTATTGGATTGATGGTTGAGGTTGGGTTGCTGTTGTATTGGAGGGAGATTCACTGTCGTGATTAGGGGAGGATTGGGATGGATTTGTTCCGCTTGGTTGGTTGAGATTTACAACTTTCTTTTGAGAGTTGCCCTGACTATTTTCGATTAATGAATTATCAAAAAAATGCTTTAATACGTCTTCGGTATTAATTTTATTTTTTAACATAATGAGAAAACCAAAGTTATTACCTGTACAGTTTCCCGATTGATTGGCAGTACATAGAAAATATTGATTATTCAGCGTGCCAAGAGCAATAAACCCCAGATTATTATTACTCATTAAACGTTGCAAGCGAGAAGAAAATTCTAGACACGCTTTAGCAATATCGTCACCATCAATTAAGGATTCGACCTCTTGCCAATTAATCAGTTCGATGGCTTGATTTTTGCCTTGAAAAGTGGTTACTAACTCACCCTCTTTAGAAACACAGTTATAACGATTGGATTGAGCGACAGAAGAAGTTGAACTGATCAAAAAACTAGATAAAAGTGTGGTTGCAATTATAAGGGGGCTAATCAGGCGATTGATCATTGATCAGGAATCTCCTTTCTTTAAACAATCTTTAAATATTAGTGTGTTTAGTCTGTTAAGTTGCTATCGAATCGAGCAAGTGCTTGGTATTACTGAGGACAAAATCCAGCCTCCACAGCATATTCATCTTGGCACAGATCAACGACCTCTTTTTCTTGAGGTTGAGAGGGCGTGTTTTTTGGGGTTGAAGAAGGTGACGGTGAAGGAGTGGTTTCCCGTGGAGAAGGTGGCTTTGGTGTTCCTGTTTTAGCAGAAGAAGGAGGAGTAGCTACGGGTTGAGAACGACTGCGAGCATTAGCTAGACCGTCTTCCACATCTTTGAGCACTAATCGGGCTTGTTCTTGCCAATAGGGATAACCTTTCCCAACTTGTTGTAATTGTTGGGCTTTTTCTTTGGCCTGTTGCCATTGTTCATTATCTAAGGCAATTTGCGCCGTAGAGAGTAAGTTTTGGTTGTTTTCATGGAGTTGTTTCAGTTGTTGTTTTTGCGCGATCGCGCTTTCTCGAACTGGGTTAGAAGGAGCAAGAGCAGCCACCACGTTGTCAAAGTTCTCTAAATTTCCATTTTTCTGATAGTCACTCACTCCTTGTTCTACCAGTTGATTTGACCAATCTTGAATCTGGGTTTGTGCTTGCTCATAAACACCACTTTCGGGTTCAATGTCTTCAGTCAGTTTCAGGGCTTCTGAATATTGTTCAGCACGGGCGAAAGATTCGGCTAAAGCAAGAGAGCATTTGCCATAAAACTCTACTTTCAACTCTTGAATGCGTTGGATGTCATTGCCAGAATCACTGTCAACTTTGTCGAGACAGTCTTGGTATTCTTTTGCCTCGAATAAGGAGGTGACTTCATTTTGGAAGGTTGCAACTTGCTCTTGAGTTTGTTGTTTCTGCTGAGCAGTCTGATGACGATCTAGGCTATACATTCCCACACTGGCAAGAATCAGAATCACCGAAGCAATGCCCAAATTTTTAGCAAGAGGAGATTGTAACCAAGTCACCATGGAATTATTGTTGGCTTTAGTTTTGGGGGATGACTGCTGATCCATAGAGGATGATTCTTGAGAGGGGGTTGATGAAGACTGATCTTGAGCCACAGGTTGTT comes from Halothece sp. PCC 7418 and encodes:
- a CDS encoding protein kinase domain-containing protein codes for the protein MSAGQQWSEQAVIALLQDCLPLLDFIHSQSPPIIHRDIKPANLIRRGEDGKIVLVDFGAVKESFQTKLVQSTVAIGTRGYMPTEQIRGKPRPSSDIFALGMVAIQAITGVNPIDLPEDENGKVVWQQIENEAGELQPRVTVSSGLANVLSKMIHHDFKDRYQSAREVIEALEKLTTNSHAEETSVIMSEALNGITPTPGSVEKSQSETVSPQATTSPPEQETLKQNSTIAEQETLQQQPVAQDQSSSTPSQESSSMDQQSSPKTKANNNSMVTWLQSPLAKNLGIASVILILASVGMYSLDRHQTAQQKQQTQEQVATFQNEVTSLFEAKEYQDCLDKVDSDSGNDIQRIQELKVEFYGKCSLALAESFARAEQYSEALKLTEDIEPESGVYEQAQTQIQDWSNQLVEQGVSDYQKNGNLENFDNVVAALAPSNPVRESAIAQKQQLKQLHENNQNLLSTAQIALDNEQWQQAKEKAQQLQQVGKGYPYWQEQARLVLKDVEDGLANARSRSQPVATPPSSAKTGTPKPPSPRETTPSPSPSSTPKNTPSQPQEKEVVDLCQDEYAVEAGFCPQ
- a CDS encoding COP23 domain-containing protein — translated: MINRLISPLIIATTLLSSFLISSTSSVAQSNRYNCVSKEGELVTTFQGKNQAIELINWQEVESLIDGDDIAKACLEFSSRLQRLMSNNNLGFIALGTLNNQYFLCTANQSGNCTGNNFGFLIMLKNKINTEDVLKHFFDNSLIENSQGNSQKKVVNLNQPSGTNPSQSSPNHDSESPSNTTATQPQPSIQYFCLNERGDKPVTVVDTKRGRIELIIWKSEFFSGTGYTPQRRCDQVTARFQQHSDAKTLRYISTGTMNRQPVICVAKNDAGDCRNDGLLITLQPQDNPNQVLRELFNLRERADSGGIYRSFGNEELKEVIIWDDFLERRLNHGQP